Within Henriciella litoralis, the genomic segment TGGTAGGAACTGCTCGTCACCTCGCAATTGGCATTGATGTCATTCAGAAGCGCGTCATAGGACGATCCAGCCATGACCGGATCGATGCACTGGCTGCCCACGTCCTGCATCGGGATCGGACCGAGCGCAAAGCTCGCCTGATAGCTCCAGAGGCCAGGACGCACATTGGTGTCTGCAGACGCGGAAATCGGTAGCATTGCGAACATCGCGCAGGCTGTCAGTGTCTTGATTCTCATTTGCTCTCTCAAACTTCTGCTTGGCGGTCCCATGAAAATGGCGCCTGGCCACATCGGCCTCAACACAAAGCTTTTTAATTCGCCATTCAGGCGAAATTCAGACCGGGCAAATGAGAATTATGTCATGATGTTGCGTCGGGCACGAAGCCCGCGACAAACGCAATGACCTTGCTTGCAGGCATTTCGCAAGGCTTCAAACGGGCCTCGCCAGAAACCCGGTAGAGATTGAAGCTGACATGATCATTGCCGCCCAGCGCTTCGCCA encodes:
- a CDS encoding DUF3617 domain-containing protein; translation: MRIKTLTACAMFAMLPISASADTNVRPGLWSYQASFALGPIPMQDVGSQCIDPVMAGSSYDALLNDINANCEVTSSSYQTDGYHFKMRCAGGPDGELSGRLTVNGDQAQLNATGWTGTTEENVPVILSASASRVATTCQ